The following are encoded together in the Coffea arabica cultivar ET-39 chromosome 1c, Coffea Arabica ET-39 HiFi, whole genome shotgun sequence genome:
- the LOC140005280 gene encoding uncharacterized protein, producing MRVQVWNCQGVGSPLTIPQLREVNNLFFPSMVFLSETKNRTKYMEKVKNILRFDEMIVVEAMNKAGGLALLWKDEVRIIEVLRTAFTIEAHVEDPEVNTDWWFVGIYASCDDQFRKQQWEVIERRKSLWGEKWMIAGNFNDIVSNEEKWGGNSRQESNFQDFKQFINGNQLMDIGFVGHPWTWCNNWDQEGEIKQRLDRGFCSYSWSKVYEKVQCTHIDSYASDHSILLFDTKMNLGKRKKRFYFDKRWLKREDIGEVIKSAWEQEIDGSRMFQVVKKLKNCRVALLQWRNNFQANVRVKTEQIKNQLSDLKSSLGSTSKDCKDSLKKQLKEAYKEEELYWLQKSRIQWLREGDKNTKFFHASVQGRRRRNRLNKLQREDGTWTESEQAVSKEIAEYYRNLFNSNDVGDLTEVLDGIPHTITDELNGNMMKPVLEEEIKAVIFSMNPDKSPGVDGMSPLFFQKFWTTIKKEVVNAIQTFFHTGHLLKSVNHTVITLIPKLLNPTSLNQLRPISLSTTLYKVIAKILANRLKGVLHCCICKNQSAFIPGRQILDNILVSHEYLHYLNNKRQGKDGFMAVKLDMSKAYDRVEWSFLEAIMQKMGFQYRWINWIMECVRTVSYSFNINGEVKEYVIPTRGIRQGDPLSLYLFLLCSEGFSNLIRQAAQTRKISGMKISRQGPSITHLFFADDSLIFCKANKDQAT from the coding sequence ATGAGAGTTCAGGTGTGGAATTGTCAAGGAgtggggagccccttgacaattccccaGCTGAGAGAGGTTAATAACCTCTTCTTCCCAAGTATGGTGTTTTTAAGTGAGACCAAGAATAGAACAAAATAcatggaaaaagtgaaaaatattttaagatTTGATGAAATGATAGTGGTGGAGGCAATGAATAAGGCAGGAGGATTGGCTCTTCTTTGGAAAGATGAGGTGAGAATTATAGAGGTTTTGAGGACTGCTTTTACCATAGAAGCGCATGTGGAGGACCCGGAAGTGAACACTGATTGGTGGTTTGTAGGCATCTATGCAAGTTGTGATGATCAGTTCAGAAAACAACAGTGGGAAGTTATAGAAAGGAGGAAGAGTTTGTGGGGAGAAAAATGGATGATAGCAGGAAACTTTAATGATATTGTAtctaatgaagaaaaatggggAGGAAATAGTCGACAGGAAAGCAACTTTCAAGACTTCAAGCAATTCATTAATGGAAATCAGTTGATGGATATTGGGTTTGTTGGACATCCTTGGACTTGGTGTAACAATTGGGATCAAGAAGGAGAAATCAAACAGAGATTGGATAGAGGTTTTTGTAGCTACTCCTGGTCAAAGGTGTATGAGAAAGTTCAGTGTACTCATATTGACTCATATGCGTCTGATCACAGTATTCTTTTGTTCGATACTAAGATGAATCTTGGTAAGAGGAAGAAGAGATTCTACTTTGATAAGAGGTGGCTTAAAAGAGAGGATATAGGGGAGGTAATCAAGTCGGCTTGGGAGCAGGAAATTGATGGATCTAGGATGTTCCAAGTGGTTAAGAAGCTCAAAAACTGCCGAGTAGCTCTACTACAATGGAGGAATAACTTCCAAGCAAATGTAAGAGTGAAAACTGAGCAGATAAAAAACCAGTTGAGTGATCTGAAGTCTTCTCTAGGTAGCACCAGCAAGGATTGTAAGGATTCTCTAAAAAAACAGTTAAAGGAAGCCTACAAAGAGGAAGAGTTGTACTGGCTTCAAAAATCGCGGATACAATGGCTTAGGGAGGGTGACAAGAACACGAAATTTTTCCATGCCTCGGTACAAGGTAGGAGAAGGAGAAATAGACTGAACAAACTTCAGCGAGAGGATGGTACTTGGACTGAGAGTGAGCAGGCAGTGAGCAAGGAGATTGCAGAATACTATAGGAATCTGTTCAACAGTAATGACGTCGGGGACTTAACTGAGGTACTGGATGGTATACCCCATACTATCACTGATGAACTCAATGGAAATATGATGAAACCAGTTTTGGAAGAAGAAATAAAAGCTGTAATTTTCTCTATGAACCCAGATAAATCTCCTGGGGTTGATGGTATGTCACcactttttttccaaaaattctggACTACCATCAAGAAAGAAGTggtaaatgcaatccaaacctTTTTTCATACAGGCCACCTCTTGAAAAGTGTTAACCATACGGTGATTACTCTCATCCCCAAACTGCTTAATCCCACATCTTTGAATCAGTTAAGACCAATTAGTCTTTCCACTACCTTATATAAAGTCATTGCTAAAATTCTTGCAAATAGGCTCAAAGGTGTTTTACATTGCTGCATTTGCAAAAACCAATCTGCATTCATCCCCGGTAGGCAAATTCTAGATAACATCTTAGTCTCTCATGAGTATTTGCATTATCTAAATAACAAGAGACAAGGTAAGGATGGGTTTATGGCAGTGAAGTTGGACATGTCCAAAGCCTACGACCGTGTGGAATGGAGTTTTCTTGAGGCCATTATGCAAAAGATGGGGTTTCAGTACAGATGGATAAACTGGATTATGGAGTGTGTAAGAACTGTATCTTACTCCTTCAATATTAATGGGGAGGTGAAAGAGTATGTGATACCCACTAGAGGTATTAGACAAGGGGATCCCCTATCCCTTTATCTGTTTCTCCTTTGCTCTGAAGGATTTTCCAACCTTATTCGGCAGGCTGCacaaaccagaaaaatttctGGGATGAAGATAAGTAGACAGGGTCCTAGTATAACACACCTCTTCTTTGCAGACGACTCTTTGATCTTTTGCAAAGCAAATAAGGATCAGGCTACGTAA
- the LOC113739524 gene encoding uncharacterized protein, whose protein sequence is MEKPTLQLNSDDSQPPSNSLAMSNPEKTLLQSNSNDSTTNISHLLFAILGSEGAWHHRKGYGEAWWRPNVTRGHLYLDTAPEGDLLPWSSASPPYRVSENIEKLIKEIAPAVPPIIRLVHTILEAFKEGDKEGFRWLVMGDDDTVFFVDNLVDVLAKYDHTDYYYIGCQSDYVKSNFWFSFNMGFGGAGIALSYPLAKALAKDMNGCLRRYAHMNTFDIIAMYCISDLGVNLSPQKGLHQVDMNGDISGFLSAHPKTPLLSLHHFDEVEPIFPGMDRAEAIRHLMKAGNIDQSRLLQQTICFHRKHRWTVSISWGYSVNLYERIIPRSWLQIAIETFQKWVAPNADPPHFMFTTRFTENDPCETPHVFFFESMEKMPGNVILTSYYRSRPRELPPCFASLPADYVSHSTRCECCDVSYTDGAKNAVVKFRECKKDEIIA, encoded by the exons ATGGAAAAACCCACTTTACAATTGAACTCTGATGATTCACAGCCCCCATCAAATTCCTTGGCTATGTCAAACCCAGAAAAAACTCTTTTGCAATCAAACTCTAATGATTCTACTACTAACATTAGCCACCTGCTATTTGCAATTCTTGGTTCTGAGGGAGCATGGCATCACAGGAAGGGCTATGGAGAAGCATGGTGGAGACCGAATGTAACACGAGGGCATCTCTATCTTGATACAGCTCCAGAAGGAGATCTTTTGCCTTGGTCTTCAGCTTCACCTCCTTACAGGGTCTCAGAGAATATAGAGAAACTCATAAAAGAGATCGCTCCAGCTGTGCCTCCTATTATTCGTTTGGTACATACAATTCTTGAAGCGTTTAAGGAGGGGGATAAAGAAGGATTCAGATGGCTCGTTATGGGGGATGATGATACTGTATTTTTTGTTGATAATTTGGTTGATGTTCTTGCAAAGTATGATCACACAGATTACTACTACATTGGCTGCCAATCCGATTATGTTAAGTCGAATTTTTGGTTCTCATTTAACATGGGATTTGGTGGAGCAGGAATCGCGTTAAGTTATCCTTTAGCAAAAGCTTTAGCAAAGGACATGAATGGTTGTCTGAGAAGATATGCACATATGAATACTTTTGATATAATTGCCATGTATTGTATATCTGATCTTGGAGTAAATCTATCTCCCCAGAAAGGTCTTCATCAG GTAGATATGAATGGCGACATTTCTGGTTTCCTATCAGCTCACCCCAAGACACCCTTGTTGTCCCTCCACCATTTTGATGAAGTAGAGCCAATTTTCCCTGGCATGGATCGTGCAGAAGCCATTCGCCACTTGATGAAAGCAGGAAATATTGACCAGTCACGTTTGTTGCAGCAAACTATCTGCTTCCATAGGAAACATAGATGGACAGTTTCCATTTCATGGGGCTACTCAGTCAATCTGTACGAGAGAATAATACCTAGGAGTTGGCTACAAATCGCTATTGAAACCTTTCAAAAGTGGGTAGCTCCAAATGCAGATCCACCACATTTTATGTTCACCACTCGATTCACCGAGAATGATCCCTGTGAAACTCCCCATGTTTTCTTCTTTGAATCGATGGAAAAAATGCCAGGAAATGTGATTCTTACAAGCTATTATCGATCAAGGCCTAGAGAGTTACCACCATGTTTTGCCAGTCTCCCTGCTGATTATGTGTCCCAT AGCACTAGATGTGAATGCTGTGACGTTTCTTATACGGATGGGGCCAAAAATGCTGTCGTCAAATTTAGAGAATGCAAGAAGGATGAGATCATTGCGTAG